GCAGGATGCGAACCTTTCGCCGGACGACATTGATCTGATTGTCCCGCAGGGTGTTGGCGTGCCCTCGCGTGATCAGGCAGAGTGGAACGCGCTGGCGGAGGTCTTCGGTGATCGGCTCGACAGCATCGCTCGTATTGATCTGGTTCCCATCATCGGGTTGTCGTGGGCATCGCAGGGCGCTGTGCAGACCGCAGTCGCTGCGGCCTGTTTGAGCCGGGGTGAAATCCCTGTTACGGATCAAAAACCGCGTCATGCGCTTGTCTGTTCATATAGCATGGGCGGGCTTGCCGCAGCGGTTGTCCTGTCACGCGCAGACGGGCTACCCTGAAGAACTCGCCGCACAGGCATCATCGGCGATCTTGGCGCACCTATCGCCCAGAGAGGCGCTTTGAACACAACAACGGGCATTCCGCTTCCACACCAACCACACACAAGGAGTACAGCACATGTCCTACCACCGCCATGGCAATCGACCATACGACAATCGCGGGAACGATCGAGGCTACGACCGCGACCGCGGCGGTGATCGCGGAGGGCACTATCGCGGCGGCGGCGGTGGTGGCCATTATCAGAAGCGGCGTGGCATCCCCCTCTCCGAACTCGATTCGGGGTTGACAGACATCAGTCGTCGCGTCATTGGTTGCGCGATTGAAGTCCACATGGAACTTGGACCCGGATTCCCGGAAAATATCTACCGCCAGGCGCTGCTGATCGAACTGCAGAAGGCGGAGATCAAGTACAAGCAGAACCATGACATCGCTGTGTTCTACGACGATAAGGAGATCGGAAAGATCACAGTTGACCTGCTGATTGAGGATAAGTTTGTGCTTGGCGTGCTTGCGCGTCCCGGCGATGTCCACATCGGTGATCGCCGCGAAGTCATGGCGCAACTGCGTGAGCTTGATCTTGATCTTGGGTTGCTTATCAACTTCGGCGAGCGTCGCCTGAAGGACGGGCTTGTCCGTGTGCTGAACATGGAGAAAATCCGTGCGATGCGCGAGGATCAGGACGGCGAAGGCGGCGACGACGCGGACCATGACGACGATGTCGAGGTAACCGACGACGACGAGTGATTCGCTCGGTGTTGAAACCCGACCAGATGGAACT
Above is a genomic segment from Phycisphaeraceae bacterium containing:
- a CDS encoding GxxExxY protein codes for the protein MSYHRHGNRPYDNRGNDRGYDRDRGGDRGGHYRGGGGGGHYQKRRGIPLSELDSGLTDISRRVIGCAIEVHMELGPGFPENIYRQALLIELQKAEIKYKQNHDIAVFYDDKEIGKITVDLLIEDKFVLGVLARPGDVHIGDRREVMAQLRELDLDLGLLINFGERRLKDGLVRVLNMEKIRAMREDQDGEGGDDADHDDDVEVTDDDE